TCAGCTGCAGTGAACGCATGTCTGCGCGGTCAACCCCGACAGCGTAGATCTCGATGCCTGAGGCCCGGGCTGCAGCAGACACTTCCTCCACCTGGTCTTGAGGTCTCCCATCTGTCACAATGATGGCCACCTTGGAGATCTTCCTAGAGCGAGGTCGGGCTCCAGATTGCTCGGTGAAGGCTTCATTTACTGCGGTTTTGATGGCGAGGCCAGTCATGGTGCCAGCCGCCAAGGGCTCGATGCGGGAGATGGCTTTCTTCATATCGGGTTTGTTGAAGTGGTCTTTGAGCAGGAACTCGATCTTGACCGTGCTGGCGTAGTTGACCACAGCCACTCTGGTGGCATCTGAGCCCACGTCCAGAGTGTCGACCATGTCAGCCAGGAAGATCTTAACCTTCTCAAACTCACCTGGACGAACGCTGCGAGAGCTGTCGATGATGAAGACCAGGTCCAGGGGACGGCTCCTGCACTGAGAGTCTGTCTCTGGTGATCAACCAAACCATGGCAGGATTAAGTCCATTTAATACTCAAAACCCAGTTCATCATTCAGGCAGAAACATTTAAGCTTTCACAATGAGAGAGATCCAGTTAATTATCAAAAACAGATGACTTTGGGATGCACAACACACGTTCCCATGGAAACAAAAGGACATTTTTTGTGCATCACTGTAGTGGTAAAATGAAGGGTTCAGGTGAAATGATATAGTATGCCATAAGATATACTATGCATCATTTCAGTGCCTCAACAGTCCATTAGAGATGTCTCATTGACATTATCCTTTCATCTCATTTCCCTGAATGAAAAGGATGCTTGATGCCCACACATAAAAAGTGAGGTTACGCCTAAAGATGGAGACAGTGTTAGGAGCCCTGCCTGTAGTCACTTAGATATACAGTATACCAAGCTACATATCTTTAGATTGTAACTAAATCACTGACTCTGCtcttataaataaaaaacaaaatcagtttaGTTACACTTCAAATACCAGGTTTCATAGTGGCCTGTGTAGCTGCTGTCAACATCTCAGATTTTCTCTGACATGAAAAATGGCAACTTCTTTTGGTCTTTTGTCTCCTTCTActaaaacatgtcaaaaaattaattaatatcTGCTTCAAGGGAatggttcaacattttggaaaatattcactctcttgctGAGACTTTCtgaaggaggacaggaggagtaTATTGATACCGTTcacatgtctgtacagtaaaaatGGAGCTACGCCCaacaattagcttagcttagcttagtttagcataaagactgtaaacagacggaaacagctagcttggctCTATCCCCTACAAAACACACCCGTGGCTCGGTATAAAAACAAGATTTCCAGATGAAGTGTGAAATATTGGACCGTAAAAGACGGCTGACCTTccaacagagccaggctagcaatttccccctgcttccattCTTtacgctaagctaagctaagctaaccacctgGTGgcagtaaatacatttaatggACAGCCATGTGAgcggtatcaatcttctcatctaatgaTCAGCATGACAGAgaatttgtgtatttctcaggTTTCTGTCacttaaacataaaacaaaaacatctgacCTGTAAAGCATTAAGGAGcattattgttttgtgttgggAAGCAAACCTGGCTGGTAATGTTCTACCTGTCTCCACAGGActgatggtggtgatgaagCCGCTTTGGGTACTGACCGGTAGCGTCACAGGAGCGGTGGTCTCCGCTGGCGGCACTGTGGTCACCACCACCGGCATGATGGTTGTCAATGGTGCCACCGTAGTTGCTGGCAGGGTTGGCGGCAGTGTTGGCTCTGGTAGCGTTGGGATGACGGTAGGAAGGTGTACGACAGGTGTTGGTACTGTGGGGTCTGACTTTGTTGGACATGGACCTTTTAATTTGTAAGGAAATGGGCCTTTGACTCTTTGATGTGGATGGTAAGCTACAGGTGGAGATAGACCTTTGTATACGTGGTGCATTTGTGGTGCCACCGgccctgtgtgcctgtgttgaTAGGGCGGTATGGGTAGTGAGGGTCTGTGGTAAGTCACTGGTGGAGACAGAGGAATAGGTCGATACACTACCGGCGGAGGGATCCTTGGTGGCTGGTAGTGGTAGTGATACCCTCCTCTATACGTGTAATCACTTCTGTGAACTACAGGGCCACCAGAAAGGAAAAGTGATAGAGAACATTAGTAGGTTGGAAGATGGTGAACAGGAAAGCTGTGTAAGTTGACACTGGGTAGAAAGTTGTTGTGAAATTTACAACATTCACTTTTGCTTTCTTGGGAGCACAGACAAATGATTAGTTAAAGCATGAGTGTACGTTCAGCCACATGGGTGGTTTCAATTGTACTGTATAGTGCTTGTGAAACCTCCAGTTAAGAATTTAAGATTTCATGCATGTTGAGCTTGAGAAAAGTATAAAATTTTGTTGTTACACTGTTGGTTAGATTACATTATTGAAAGAGGAAATATCTGGTCTTACCAGCATTTAATATTTTCCTTGTAACATCCAAAAGTAACTAAGTGTAATCGACTTGCATTACAAAACAATTTGCATTATTTTATGTAAACAAATTATAACTGTTGACAAGAGACTTTAACAAGTATAAAGTGTCTAGAAAGCCACCTCCTATAGTATAATTTTTAGCAATGCATGATAATGTTTAAAGTTATGATAATCATTTCCAAGTTAGagattcatttgaaaaagaacCAGGAATTCTGTCAAATGAAATCAGCAGATTTAAAAGTTAGACATTTCTCTATGAAATGTAGTGGAGAAGAAGTAATGagttcaacaaaacagaaaaactcaagAAAATTACTAATACTTAGACCTAAGTACAATACAttagtaaatgtactttgttactTTCCGCCACTGGTGTTTTTACAGTCGTATTGCTAATTTCACTTAAGTTCTTCCACCAGTACTAAAAAGCACCAACTGAAACAGCCCTTCAGGAAAGTATTTTAGAGGCTTCAGTAAAGACTTACTTGATGGATTCAGGGTCCTGAGTGGTGGTCGACCATTATTTCTGGTTTGAGCATAGCTTTGTGCAGCAATAAGCTGAGGATCTCCTGCACCGAGGTGATATGTGCCCAGTacatcagacagcagcagggaaGCGCAGTACAAGAGGCTCCAGAGTGAAGACTTCATATCTGCATGCAGAGTCCTCCGGTGGTCTGTCCGttgtctgctctctgtctctgagggtCCTGCTCAGCTCAGCGGGGGTCTGACCGCCTCCACATATGAGTCCTCAGTGCAACACGTCAAACTGTCTGCCCAATCCAAAGGTGGGACATGACCTGCAGGCCATGGTAAACGACGGTATGTAGGGGAAGGTATATAAAAGAACTCAAATAACCTGGGGGAGCATTATAACACATCCAGATTGTAAATGCTTTCCCCCTTTCAACTACTGCCTCCTTTTTTCCCTGCAAAGCCAATTTTCTTATTGTGATCAGGGTTATAGCCTGGACTTTAGAAATAAGAGTTTAGTTCAGCATGTTTGACACGGACAAAAGAGTCAAATGGAGATATAAATGTTCTGAAATGTTTATTGAAGTCAAATGTATTTCCACTAGGATAAAATCATATTACCAGTAAAGTaatgggggtggggtgggtggctGATAAGCATGCAACTACTAATGTTCACAAGACTAGCTGTTTGCTCCAGACGGCAGgtgagaaagaagcagagaaaacgTTGCACCATCAGTGCCCGCTGCTGttccgctctctctccctctccttctctttcagaCTCAGCTGGAAAACTATTCACTAGCTTTGCTAACACATCAGGGCAGCAGTGAGTGATGAAAATGTCAGGGTGAACCGAACCACAGCCaagctaaataaataacagacaaaaaacGGCTACAGACTCCATTCAAGACCGAGATGGAATAGTCTACATATTAATAATTAAGGAAAAAGTAACACAATTCAACAATAAGAGCTATAATAAGTGGATtgtcataatatttttttttacacttcataTATCAATCTATAGATAGGATGGTGCTGGATTGATGAAAGCATTTCAAGCAATttaattttcacatatatccCTTTTACTAAGACATAAAAAAAGGCCAGAGGGAAAAATGGGCTGGTAGCTTCCATTGCTTTTCAAATCATCACATACATTCATTTACTCCACACAGATTTCAATCTctcccacctctctcctctcacaccTCTGTGGACACTCTATAGAAATACAGCGGGTAGGGAACAAAGCGTCTTCAGTGGccttacacatacacagcaggGTCAGGGGAGGGGATAAGGGCGTAATGGTGTTCAGAAAGGGTTAGTGGGGGAATGTAGGAATGCATatgatgggtgtgtgtgcatatatgtgtgtgcaagtgtgtgttttggcaaCAACTGGTGCTGGTGCTTAAGCGGGCATGTAAGGGGGGGGTGGCTCCTTCTCTGGCATCTTCATTGCCATCTCGTAAGTGGGCAGGATGTActagagaagaaagaaaaaacaaggttGTTTAGGGTCAcactctgcaggaaaaaaaacccacaccaacaagtttttgtgctgtttatgTAAAAgcattgttgctgttgctttgtgttgtcactgtaattattttaaGATATGATGCAGGAACACTATGTGTTCGAATCGTTTCCAGTTTCTCACTTTACCTCAGCACATCCTGAACAGAGCAGAAATTATTAGCGAATTGAAAGAAAAGCAATTAGCAACAATTCTGATAAATGATTAGTGGTATCTTATATTTATATGACATTAAGCTgaatatttaatcatttttatttaaatatgtcaacTTGGGTtttgggaaactgtgatgagacattttttcacaattttctgccattttataaaccaaaaaataatgtaaataatttcaATAATGATTCTGTTTTTACTCAACAACATGACTCTTAGtgtaaacagcagtaaaacatAACTTTTTGATGTGAGGGAACTGTGTGAAACATTTGAACATCTTTCCAAAGATGGAAACAATGAATCTCTTATAAACCTTATTCAGTGACTTTCCCCTTCTGGGTTTTCAAGCTGTCAGATTGTGGACAGCATGCCACCTACTGGCTTCACTTCATCATTACATATTTCTGCATCTGTGTCGAGTGTGTTTTCGTGACAGTAAACGCTACTCATAAAGATTGTAATGGTCAATCAGAGGGCTTCTTAAGAAGCTTTCATACTTGGGGAGGGGTCTCAAAGGCAGGGTACACAGCAATTTCTGGCATGTTCCTGTTGTTGATGTACTTGTAGCAGTTCCACACACAGTTGATCAAGTAAGCCTGCAAAGCAGAGAGCGGTTTGGATTTTTAGTGAGTTATTAAATCATCAGTAAACAACTTCAATCCTTAAATTTGCTAAACCACAACATGTAATAACCTAATAGATTCACCTtgaggatgatgaggaaggCAAAGAAGACCAGCACAaagagcagcaggcagctggagTCCAGAGAGAGGAGGTTATCCTTGTACGGGAAATCCggctgaggagaaaaagaaaagctaacATCAGTTAATCAATAAAACCTTGTTACACTTATTCATGTCACATCACCATCAACGCTGCCAAAAAACTTCATGATGTCCATGGGGACTTGGGGCTGTTGTAACAGAAAAGTTCTATATTTAACAAACACAGATCTGGGAATTTTAAAGTACTGTAATCTGAACAGGCAGTGTCAATCAGAGGGCTTCACAGACTGTGGGCTGCTGGGACTGACCAGCTGGTCCAGGTAGTCCTTGATCCTGGGTAGGTAGGTGAGAGAGCTGATGGCCACCAGGCAGCTCAGAGCAAAGTCAAA
This genomic stretch from Toxotes jaculatrix isolate fToxJac2 chromosome 19, fToxJac2.pri, whole genome shotgun sequence harbors:
- the matn3a gene encoding matrilin-3a; amino-acid sequence: MKSSLWSLLYCASLLLSDVLGTYHLGAGDPQLIAAQSYAQTRNNGRPPLRTLNPSKTDSQCRSRPLDLVFIIDSSRSVRPGEFEKVKIFLADMVDTLDVGSDATRVAVVNYASTVKIEFLLKDHFNKPDMKKAISRIEPLAAGTMTGLAIKTAVNEAFTEQSGARPRSRKISKVAIIVTDGRPQDQVEEVSAAARASGIEIYAVGVDRADMRSLQLMASIPLDDHVFYVETYGVIEKLTSKFRETLCGLDPCAMGHDCEHICVNSNASYYCKCRNGYILNADKKTCSLKQVKVEVVEDPCKCEARLAFQKQTQAAIQQLTAKLADVSGRIERLENMVGRA